In Pseudomonas saponiphila, the genomic stretch GCGCATGGAGATCGCTCATGAGTCTCTTGCGAGCCGCCGCGTGCTGCGCATTCTCAGAATTCGTATGCACCCACGCTTCATGCGTATGTCTCGCTAGGCTTATGCGATTCAGCACCCATCCGCTGATCTGGAAATCCTGGTCGATTGTCATTGCCGCAGGGGTTCTAGGAGCGGGCTATCCACTGGGCCTGCGGGCCATCACGGCGGGCGGTCCGATGCGCTGGGTCGGCCTCTGTGTGGCAGTGACGTGCATGGCGGCCAGCGGCGCACTTTTGTGGTTCGCGCTCAAGCGGATTCCGATCAGCGCGGCCTCTGCAGCCTGGGCAGGAATCGGGCTACTTGGAAACTTGGGCGTCGGCGCCCTCCTACTAGGCGATGTCGCATCGGTAACGCGCTGGTCTGGCACCGCCCTCATCGCAGCAGGCATTGCCTGTCTTAGTTTCGTTTGATCAAGGAGACCCATTATGAAGAGCAAAACTGCATTGATCCGCGGCGGCATCTTTTTTTGCGTAGCAGGCGCGCTCTCTGGATGCGCGACCAACAGCATGACGCGCTCCGGATTTCTCGGCGACTACGAGAAGTTATCGCCGACACGATACGAGAACGTACTGATGTACCGCGCAGCGGGATTCGAGCCCAAGCGTTATGCCGCTGTCGTGGTGGAAGAAGCGCAGATCAAGACCGCCTCGGGTCGCATCGATGGGCTCGATGACGCGCAGCAGCGCGAAGTGCTAGACCATGTGACGAGCGAACTGAAACGCCAGGAAGGCAAAAGTCCCGCCCCCCCAGGTGGCGCGGGACAGGTTCGGGTGCGTGTAGCGGTCACCGAACTGCAGACACCGAATCGGGCAGTCAATGCAATGACGACCCTGCTGGTTGGACCCGTGACGACGGGTGGTGCCAGCCTAGAGTTCGAAGCAGTCGATTTAAGGACGGGACGCCGGGTTGCTGCCGCCAGTTGCTTCGAGCGCGGCAACGTCATTAAAGAGTTCGCCGGTTCGTACACATTGCTGGGTCATGCCAAAGCGGCGATCACGAACTGCATCGAGCGCATCGACAGCGCTTGGCGGGACACGCAGCCATGAGCAACGCTTCACAGGCTTGGCTCCGGCAGGATGCCATGGTCGGCGGTGATCACAAATGGCTGGCGGGTGGCGACTGGACGATAGAGCACTACGCCAGTCTGGCAAAATCCGTGTCCGCCGCCCGCATCAGTCATGCCGAGGGGTACGCCACTCCCTTACTCGACTGGACGCAAGTCCAGAGACTGGACACCGCCGGCGCGGCTCTGCTGGTGGAAATTCTCGGGCCAGACTCGATACTCGACCGGCCGGAGGCAGCTCCAAATCTGTCCTCGGATCGCCTCGCCCTAATGAGAGCGCTGGCCGCCGCTGCTACCGATCAGCAGAAGACGGAGAAAGCAGCGGTGAGCGGGAATCCTCTGCTCCGCGGTCTGGGACGCATAGGCCTGACCTTGGAACAGGGCTGTCGTGCGTGTCTTGGTCTGGCCGGGTTCGTGGGCCAGATCATCGAAACATGGAGCCGTACCGTTCGTCACCCGCGTCGCTGGCGCGCGACCTCGGTGATCGCTCAAATCCAGCGATCAGCGGTGGACGCCATTCCCATCGTGGCGCTACTGAGCTTCATGGTAGGAATGGTGGTGGCGTTCCTGGGAGCAACGGTGCTGGCCAACTTCGGTGCGAGCATCTTCTCGGTGCATCTGGTCGCCTTCTCGTTCATGCGCGAGTTCGGAGTGCTGCTCCCGGCCATATTGATTGCAGGCCGTACCGCAAGCGCGTACACCGCCCAAATCGGTTCGATGAAGGCAAATGAAGAGATCGATGCGCTTCGCTCCAACGCGCTCGACCCCATCGAGTTACTGGTGCTGCCACGCGTGCTGGCGCTTCTTGTGTCCTTGCCACTGCTCACCTTAGTAGGCATCTTGGCTGGCATTGCGGGCGGCGCCACCGTATGCGCACTGAGCTTGGAAATTCCTCCCGCACAGTTCCTTGCCATCGTGCAGGAAAAAATCGAGGTGCGCCATTTTCTTGTCGGAATGAGCAAGTCCCCGCTCTTCGCGGTGATGATCGCCGCTATCGGCTGCCATGAAGGGTTCAAGGTCGCCGGTAGCGCTGAGTCGGTAGGCGACCACACGACGTCTAGTGTCGTGCAATCAATCTTCATGGTGATCCTGATAGACGCCATCGCTGCACTGTTCTTCATGGAGATGGGCTGGTGAGCGCGGTGAAGCAAGACACCGACAACGGTGTGCGACACGCTATTGAAGTGCGCGGCCTGGACAACAGGTTTGGAACCCAGCAGGTCCATCAGGACCTAGACCTGGACGTGCGGCGCGGGGAAATCCTTGGCGTGGTGGGAGGGTCAGGCACCGGGAAATCCGTGCTCTTGCGTAGCGTCGTCGGGCTGCAGAAGCCGCATTCGGGCGTGGTCCGTATCGGGGGGCGCGACCTACTGCGAGCCCAATGGCTTGCGCGCGCGCGTATGGAGCGAAGGTTCGGCATTCTGTTCCAGAAGGGCGCGTTGTATTCATCGCTGACCGTCTTGGAGAACGTCGCTCTTCCTTTGATCGAGCATGTCGGTCTGGCGCGGCCTCTTGCCGAGCGTTTGGCAAGAAGCAAGCTGGGCTTGGTGGGGTTGCCTGCCGGAGCGGGAGACAAGTATCCGGCCTCGTTGTCCGGAGGCATGGTGAAACGAGCAGCACTGGCGAGAGCCTTGGCGCTTGATGCGAACATCCTGTTTCTTGACGAACCCACCGCAGGACTGGATCCAATCGGGGCTGCATCTTTCGACCAATTGATTCTGACCCTGCGCAATGCACTGGGCCTCACGGTGTTTCTGGTAACCCACGACCTCGATACGCTGTACACCATATGCGACCGTGTCGCGGTCCTGGCGAACCAGAAGGTACTCATCAACGACGGCATCGAGGCAGTCGAGCGCTTCAAGCACCCGTGGATACAGGAATACTTTCACGGCCCCCGTGGCCGTGCGGCCGCACAGGCCACTGGTGCTTCCAGCCAAGAGACGCAGCCATGAAACCCCTCCGCATCTGCATCATTCTTCCGTCGCGCACGCATTGGGCTGGGCGCACGCAATATTTAAACTCTGAGAACGAGGTGGTCTGATCATGGAACCACGTGCCCATCATGTATTCATTGGTCTGTTCGTCGTGCTGCTCGGTGCGATTGGTATTGGCTTCGCGCTTTGGCTCAGCGACACACGTTCCGACCACGATTACCAGTATTACCGGATTATGTTCGATGAGCCAGTGACCGGGCTTACGCCCGGCAGCCAGGTTCAGTACAGCGGAATCACGATTGGCGAAGTCGTTGCACTTTCTCTTTCACCGCGAGACCCAAGGCGGGCGATAGCGCGCGTACGCATCAATGCCACCATCCCGGTCCGGCAGGATACCCGCGCTGAATTGGTCATCACGGGAATTACCGGCAACGCGGTGATCGAGTTGAGCGACGGTGGGCCAAACGTGCCATTGCTGGATCGGAGAGAGGACGAGGAACCGTTGATCCTCGCACCACGTTCGGCGATGGCATCCCTGGTCTCCGGTGAGGGGAACAGCATGACGACACTCAACGGCATCTTGCTGCGCACGCAGGAGTTACTGTCGAAGGAGAATTTGGCTCTTGTGCACCGCAGTCTGGTGAATCTTGAACAGACCACGGGCGCGGTCGCTGACCAGAGGGCCGAGATCGCGACGTTAATCAGCAATCTGACCGAAGCAAGCAGAGAATCGACAGCTGCCGTGCGCCAAGCAAATAGCACTCTTCGCGATGCCAACCTGCTACTAAATAACGATGGTAAGCAAATCATGGTGAACACGCGTGATGCAACGGCATCCCTCGAACGCGCCGCTTTCAGGGTTGAGACGCTACTGCAAAACAATCAGGAATCGCTGAACCAGGGCTTGGCCGCCACAGGTCCTGCCATGCACGAACTCCAGCAGGCGCTGGCCAATCTAAACACCGTGCTGCGCCGACTGGATCGCAATCCGGCGCAATACCTGCTCGGTGGAGAGAACATTGAGGAAACCAAGCCGTGAACACTTCCGCCAGGATGATTCCCGTCGCTGCCGTGACTATGACGCTAGTACTCGGCTTGTCCGCGTGCAGTGTGCTTCCCAAAGCAGCTCCAATGGTCACCTACAAATTGCCCGACTATCACATCGCCCAGGCGGAGAGTACGCCGCGCGCCGTTCCGGGACCCGGGGCGCTGCGCGTCTACGCCCCTGAGAGTAGTCGCGTCCTGGATTCGGAGCGGCTGTTCATTGCGCAGCCCGATGGTCGCTTGTCGGCTTGGCAAGGAGTGCGTTGGGCCGACCCCGCACCGGTGCTGCTGCGTGACCGAATCGTCGAAGCCTTCATGCGCGATGGGCGGTCGACTTCCGTGATTACCGATAGCACCCCAATGAGCGCCGATATGGAGTTGCGCAGTACGCTGCGGGCGTTCCAGCTCGAATACCGCGGCACTGAAGCGATCGCCGCGGTTCGGCTCGATGTGCAACTGGTCGATCCGGCCAAACGGACTGCTATTGCCAGTAGACGCTTCGAAGCAATCCAAGCCACAGGCAGCAAGCGAGAGGCCGATGTGGTGAGCGCGTTCGGTGTCGCCACGGATATATTGGCCGGGCAGATCGTTGAATGGGCAGTTCAGGTCGGGGCAGCGCGTTTGCGAGTTGCACCGGAATTGGCAAGCAACCATGCACCCACAGCGTCGTCGATAAGCACAGACTAGTCGTCTTAACGGAGCACAGAAGCTAGGGCCAAAACGCTGCTCGACACCTTAACTCGGTACGACAGCCTACGGCCCCGATCCAATCCCAGGACCTCTTTGCCGTCCAACCTCCCATGACACACCGCCGCCGCGTACAGTCGCGGCGATCTGCTGCCCCAGTCGTGGCTCGATTATCGGCCGCCAAGGCACCAGACTGAATCCCATGCCGTCATCGAGCAGCGCATAGCGACCGCTGGCGAGCATGACCGAGCGCCGGTAGATGCCGGCTACGCGCTGCCCGTCTGTGACGTGCCGATGCTCCAATCCGCTATCGGCGGCAATGTGCTGGGCGGCCTGCGCCAGCTCCCGATTGCGCAGCGTTTCCAGCAGATTCCGGGAGAGAATCAGCCGCTGCCCGCGCCGCTGGGCCAGCCCCTGTTCTTCGAGGAAGTCGGCGCGCTGCTGCAAGGCTTGCCTAGCATCGCCGCCAAAGCCCAGGTCGCCCAGTCCCTTGCCGCCGCCGATCAACTGCTGATCCAGCCAGGTCGCGCCGATGACGCGGGCCTGCCGTTCAATCGGCAGATGCGATTTCAGTTCGACCGCCACGCCGCCCAGCCGCTGCGCGTCGTACTGGCGGCCACGCTCGGCCAAGTCGTCCGGCACCTTCCATAACCCCTCGGCCACGCGCTCCACGATGCCGGCCCGCCGTAGGGCTTCCAGCCGGCGGATATGGGCCGCCACAGCCTCTTGCGGGTCGCGGCCGGGCTTGGCTCGGCCTTGCTCGATCGCCAGGTGGTGATCGGTGCGGTACAGGCCATTGCTCGCCAGCGTGGCGATGTTCTTGTCGGCCGCCCGCACCTCGGCGGAACCGCGTACCTCCACCACCGCGCCGATGGGATAGTTCGCCAGCTCGTCGCGGGCGTCCAACGCGACGTAGTGGGCTTTGCCGTCCAACCCGTCGATGACCAGATAGCCGCGGTCGTGCAGCTCGTCGGCCAGACCCTTAGCAGCCACGCGACCGACGATAGTGCGGCCGTCGTCGCCCGGCTCGAACACCGCCAGCTCGCGAGGCTTGCCGCTCATGGCCCGCTGCATCGTTCGGATGATGTCGCCACGCTCGCCCAGGGCACGCAAGGTCTTCTCCGCGTCCGCATGGACGGCCCAGGTGCCGGGCTGCACCTCGTCGGCCAGGCCCAGGCGCTGCAAGTGTTGCAGGCGGCCGATCAGCAGCAGGCGCTGGCGTTGCAGCCGGGGTTCGTTGAAGCGTTCGATCTGCACCCGGCCATCCTCGCCGGCCTCGCGCTGCAACGTGCGGTCGAGGCTCGTCCACCGCTCTTGCTCCACCTCGCGCTGCAAGGTCTGCTGGATCTCCAGTTCGGTGCGCGGCCCCAGCCATTCCGTCGCCAGCTCGGCGGCGCGATGGCGGAAGCCGTGGGCGATGTAGTCGCCCGCGATGATGAGGTCTTTGCCGGTATCGTCGCGTCCGCGCACGATCAGGTGCGTGTGCGGGTTGTCGGTGTTCCAGTGATCGACCGCCACCCAATCCAGCCGCGTCCCCAGGTCGGCCTCCATCCGGTTCATCAGGTGCCGGGTGTAGGTGCGCAGGTCGTCCAGCTCCGCACTGTCTTCAGGTGAGACGATGAAGCGGAAATGATGTCGGTCGTCCTGGCAGCGTTCCTTGAAGGCATCGAGGTCGGCTTCGTCGGTCTGCGGCCCGTAGGCACGGCCCGGCTCGCCGTTCCGGCCGGCACCGTC encodes the following:
- a CDS encoding DMT family transporter — its product is MRFSTHPLIWKSWSIVIAAGVLGAGYPLGLRAITAGGPMRWVGLCVAVTCMAASGALLWFALKRIPISAASAAWAGIGLLGNLGVGALLLGDVASVTRWSGTALIAAGIACLSFV
- a CDS encoding DUF3313 family protein, giving the protein MKSKTALIRGGIFFCVAGALSGCATNSMTRSGFLGDYEKLSPTRYENVLMYRAAGFEPKRYAAVVVEEAQIKTASGRIDGLDDAQQREVLDHVTSELKRQEGKSPAPPGGAGQVRVRVAVTELQTPNRAVNAMTTLLVGPVTTGGASLEFEAVDLRTGRRVAAASCFERGNVIKEFAGSYTLLGHAKAAITNCIERIDSAWRDTQP
- a CDS encoding MlaE family ABC transporter permease translates to MSNASQAWLRQDAMVGGDHKWLAGGDWTIEHYASLAKSVSAARISHAEGYATPLLDWTQVQRLDTAGAALLVEILGPDSILDRPEAAPNLSSDRLALMRALAAAATDQQKTEKAAVSGNPLLRGLGRIGLTLEQGCRACLGLAGFVGQIIETWSRTVRHPRRWRATSVIAQIQRSAVDAIPIVALLSFMVGMVVAFLGATVLANFGASIFSVHLVAFSFMREFGVLLPAILIAGRTASAYTAQIGSMKANEEIDALRSNALDPIELLVLPRVLALLVSLPLLTLVGILAGIAGGATVCALSLEIPPAQFLAIVQEKIEVRHFLVGMSKSPLFAVMIAAIGCHEGFKVAGSAESVGDHTTSSVVQSIFMVILIDAIAALFFMEMGW
- a CDS encoding ABC transporter ATP-binding protein, which codes for MKQDTDNGVRHAIEVRGLDNRFGTQQVHQDLDLDVRRGEILGVVGGSGTGKSVLLRSVVGLQKPHSGVVRIGGRDLLRAQWLARARMERRFGILFQKGALYSSLTVLENVALPLIEHVGLARPLAERLARSKLGLVGLPAGAGDKYPASLSGGMVKRAALARALALDANILFLDEPTAGLDPIGAASFDQLILTLRNALGLTVFLVTHDLDTLYTICDRVAVLANQKVLINDGIEAVERFKHPWIQEYFHGPRGRAAAQATGASSQETQP
- a CDS encoding MlaD family protein yields the protein MEPRAHHVFIGLFVVLLGAIGIGFALWLSDTRSDHDYQYYRIMFDEPVTGLTPGSQVQYSGITIGEVVALSLSPRDPRRAIARVRINATIPVRQDTRAELVITGITGNAVIELSDGGPNVPLLDRREDEEPLILAPRSAMASLVSGEGNSMTTLNGILLRTQELLSKENLALVHRSLVNLEQTTGAVADQRAEIATLISNLTEASRESTAAVRQANSTLRDANLLLNNDGKQIMVNTRDATASLERAAFRVETLLQNNQESLNQGLAATGPAMHELQQALANLNTVLRRLDRNPAQYLLGGENIEETKP
- a CDS encoding ABC-type transport auxiliary lipoprotein family protein; its protein translation is MVTYKLPDYHIAQAESTPRAVPGPGALRVYAPESSRVLDSERLFIAQPDGRLSAWQGVRWADPAPVLLRDRIVEAFMRDGRSTSVITDSTPMSADMELRSTLRAFQLEYRGTEAIAAVRLDVQLVDPAKRTAIASRRFEAIQATGSKREADVVSAFGVATDILAGQIVEWAVQVGAARLRVAPELASNHAPTASSISTD
- a CDS encoding relaxase/mobilization nuclease domain-containing protein, whose product is MTDRGDHDFWVRPGAPKNRGKGQGQSFVSKVLKQAGKASGGKSAVRRPTAGGSGQHAGQRPGSRLGRGHTAARFAGAKLTPMSRRVTIKTLLVNQRNASPQSLAKHLRYIERDGAGRNGEPGRAYGPQTDEADLDAFKERCQDDRHHFRFIVSPEDSAELDDLRTYTRHLMNRMEADLGTRLDWVAVDHWNTDNPHTHLIVRGRDDTGKDLIIAGDYIAHGFRHRAAELATEWLGPRTELEIQQTLQREVEQERWTSLDRTLQREAGEDGRVQIERFNEPRLQRQRLLLIGRLQHLQRLGLADEVQPGTWAVHADAEKTLRALGERGDIIRTMQRAMSGKPRELAVFEPGDDGRTIVGRVAAKGLADELHDRGYLVIDGLDGKAHYVALDARDELANYPIGAVVEVRGSAEVRAADKNIATLASNGLYRTDHHLAIEQGRAKPGRDPQEAVAAHIRRLEALRRAGIVERVAEGLWKVPDDLAERGRQYDAQRLGGVAVELKSHLPIERQARVIGATWLDQQLIGGGKGLGDLGFGGDARQALQQRADFLEEQGLAQRRGQRLILSRNLLETLRNRELAQAAQHIAADSGLEHRHVTDGQRVAGIYRRSVMLASGRYALLDDGMGFSLVPWRPIIEPRLGQQIAATVRGGGVSWEVGRQRGPGIGSGP